From Thermostichus vulcanus str. 'Rupite':
GCACCATGCAGTATCGCAGATTTGGGCGCACCGAGTTGGCTATGCCTGTGCTCAGTTGTGGCGGCATGCGCTACCAGTACAAGTGGCAAGATATGCCCTGGTCAGGGATCCCTGCAGAAGGACAACAGAACCTGGAAGCGACGATTCGACGGGCTTTGGAAGTCGGCATTAACCATATCGAAACTGCGCGAGGCTACGGCACTTCGGAGATGCAGTTGGGCCGCATTTTGCCCCATTTACCCCGCCAAGAGCTGATTGTCCAAACCAAAATTGGTCCCAGTGCTGATCCGAAGCAATTCCTGGCCAAGTTTGAGCAATCCATGGGTTATCTCAACCTGGAGTATGTGGATCTGCTGGCCATTCATGGGTTGAATACCTGGGAGGATCTGGAGCTGAGTGTGCGTTCGAGGGGGTGCCTAGAGGTCTGTCATCAGCTGGTGCGGCAGGGGCGGGTGCGTTTTGTTGGCTTCTCCACCCACGGCCCGACAGAAGTGATCATCAAGGCGATCCAGAGCGGGGGGTTTGATTATGTCAACCTGCACTGGTACTTCGTCAACCAGACCAACTGGCCCGCTATTGAAGCGGCTGCCCAGCAGGATATGGGGGTATTCATCATTAGCCCTTCCGACAAAGGCGGCAAGTTGTACGATCCACCTGCCAAACTGGTGCAATTGTGCCATCCCCTCAGTCCGATGGTGTTTAACGACCTCTTTTGCTTGTCTCATCCGCAAGTTCATACCCTGAGCATTGGGGCAGCCCGACCCAGCGATTTTGATGAGCACCTTCGGGCAGTACAACTGCTGGATCAGGTGGATGAACTGTTGCCACCAATCTTGACTCGCTTGGAGCAAGCCTTAATCGATCAAGTGGGGGAACACTACGCCAAAACCTGGCATCAGGGCCTGCCTCGCTACGACGAAACCCCCGGTCAGGTGAATATCCCATTGATTCTGCTGTTGCGCAATTTGGTCTTGGCCTATGACCTGGTGGATTATGCCAGGGGCCGTTACAACCTGTTGGGCAATGCCGGCAGTTGGCTGCCAGGGCAACGGGCGGATAAAGTGGATGCCAAAACCTTGCAACCCTATCTCATCCACAGCCCCCACCGGGAACGGATCCCGGCTTTGTTGCAAGAAGCGCATCGCTTGCTTTCTGGAGCTGAGGTGAAACGGCTCTCTCAGAGTTAACCTGCCCATTGATCCCGCCATTTGACGATGCCCTCCGCAGCCAGCAACCAACGGCGGGCCACCACATTTTCCCGAATGGGAGATTGCCCCTCCCGCAGCAGCACATACTTATAGGCGATAGCCTGGCCAGCGGTCTGGTGGAACGGGATCTCCCCAAACCAGGTGTTGGCGTTGATGTATTCCAATGGGTACCCTTTGGCGATATCCCAGTTGCCCAATTCCGGGCAATCCCCAATCACCACGATCCATTCGCCAGGCTGGGTATTCACCCCATTGAGTTGTGCCCGTACGATCACTTGGCCCTTGACCCGTTCCCCCACATGGCTGAGGACGATGACGCCACGGGTGGGCAACTCTAGGCCGTGAATGGCTCCTTCCTTCACAAGAATCTTTTGGTGGGTAAGGATACAGGTATGCTCGCCGTCGGGGAACTCAGTGTCCACAGACTCCAGATGGGTGGCCTCCCCCCGGTTGAGAGCGACAAAGCAGCGGCTATCTCGATAGCGACGGGTATAACACCAGACATCGTCGGTCAGGTACTTGCGCCACTGGCTGCCCAAGGACACGGCAGGATTGAGGCGGCGTAGCCCCGACAACAGACGAATTTGGCGATAAAGGGGGGACTCGGGATCCCAGTGTTCCATCATGGGGCGATTGTAGGGATCGTTGCCGCCATCGGTGTCGTTGTGCAGGTATTGCTCGGTGCCGTAGTAAAGACAAGGGATCCCACGACTGGTCATGATGATCGCCACCGCCACCCGCAGCATCTCCGGATCCGGATTCAAGGTCTGGAAGCGACACATATCATGGTTGTCGATAAAGGTGATCAGCTCCGTGGCCCCGTTGTAGCGATAGTCTTTGGCGATGATGTCGTCAATGACGTGAAACCCGCCCTCCGCCCCCTGCCCCAGGGCCGCTCGGATGGCCACACAAAGGCCAAAATCCAGGATCGTCATGCCGGAACAGTTGGCAAATTGCAGCGATGCCTCCACCTCCGGACCGCTGTAAATCCACTCCCCAAAGATGAATACATCCGGTTTGTGGGTTTGAATATCGGCATTAAACTCCTGCCAGAACCAGATGGGCATGTGCTTGACGGTATCCACCCGCAGGGCATCCACACCCCGATCCAGCCATTGTTTGATGGCAGATTTGATGTAGTTGCGATAGTCAGGATTGTTTTCATTGAAGGTGGCCAAGCCGGCCAATTCACAATTTTGCACCTGCCATTCATCTTCCCAGTTGGTCACTTCGCCGTAGTGGTGATACCAATGGTTGACATCGTTGTTGAAGTCGGCGATTAACTTGCCATCGTCAAACAGTTGCCCTTTCATGCCACCCGTATCGGGGCTGCTGTGGTTACAGACGATATCCAGCACCAGCTTCATCTTGCGTTTGTGCAGTTCCTGAATCAGTCGGTCAAACGTGGTGGGCTGGGGATTGTTGAGGGAGGGATCCTCTCCTTTGCCGATGTAGCGGGGGTTAAGTCGTTTGAAGTCTTTGGTCCAGTAGCCGTGCATGGCGGCACTTTCGATAAACAATCGCTCCACCTGCTCAAACAAAGGGGTGAGCCAAATCGCCGTGATCCCCATTTGCTGTAGGTAATCCAGCTTGTCGATCACCCCCTGCAGATCACCCCCCCAATATTTGCCCCAATCTTGACCCTCGGGATCGTAAAGCTCTGGGTTGGGGCCTTCGTTGTTGTCAGGATCCCCGTCGAAAAAACGATCTACCACCAAAAAGTAAAGGGTCTCTTGGCGAAATTCAATATCACGGGTGTAGAGAAATTCTAACTCTTGGGAAGCATTACCAACCTCTACAATATCAGGCTGAGGATCCATAGCTGTACTCCAGAAAAACAGTGAATACCCGCAACAAAAGTTTTACTTTTTAGGTTGATTATTTCACATCTGCTTGAAGGATTTACCCTGAGTAGAATCCAATAACTGCAAAAGTTGCTTAGCTTCTGTTAACTGGCGGGTTAATCCCTGTGCTTCGACTTGTTCACAGAGACGGATCAAGTACTCACAGGATTCTGGCGGCGAAAAAAAAGACTGCATCCACCGTTCATCTTGAACAGTGGATAGGGTGGATAATAAAGTGGTTGATTTCTACTGCGCGTCGTTCCTTGGGTGCGGCATTCATATCAATCCGTCCCCATTTGGGAAAACCCCGCCACAAAGCTTACCCAGAAAAGGATGCCTCAAGCTGGATGCCGCCCAAAGATCTATTCCCAGCTTCAGCAAGACAGGCGCTCTCACTTTTGAGGCGCCTATGCCTTATCTATCTATATCTATCTATGCCCTGTCAACAGCTGATTGCCTATTTAACCGAGCAATATTTAACCGAGCAAATTGTCAATACCCTCTTTGACAGCATCTTTTACATCTTCTTTAGCGTGTTGGGCTGAGGCTTCTGCTTGTTTGGCTTGGCCTTCTAGCTTCTGTTTTTCATCCCCAGTTAGCTCACCAACTGCCTCTTGGATCTTGCCCTCAATGTTCTTGGCAGCAGCTTCAATCCGATTTTCGATGCCCATGGCTTGCTCCTGTTCAGTATAAGAGAAAACTTTTCTAAATCCGCGATCGAACTCTGACGAACCATCAACGAACTAAAAGTAACACGCCTTAGCTCGTGAGAACAAGGAAAAAATCTAAACTTTTATCGAATCTGAAGCTGGGTAACCCGGTAGCATCCTCATTGGTTGGCTAGATTGCCTGCTGGTTGCCGTCCTGAAAAGTAGAGTTCTGTTGCATTGTGCTCTTCTCCGTTACGGGATGTGGCAAGTTGAGAAATAGGGATAGGGATCCCTTCAACCTGTTAAGTCATTTGAACCTTGAGCTCCAGTCGTTCAGAGGTAAAGCCCATGGATGTCGACGAAAAAGCCCGAGAACAGGCGGTCAAAGAGCGCCAGCACAGTGAGCATCTTGAAGAAACCATGCGCACTCGCAAGCAGGTGGAACTAGAACAGGGAGTTCAGCATGGCGAAGTACTAGAACAGGCACGGGAAAGTTTGGCAAAACACCGCCAGCAGGAATCCCACCTTCAGGAGACTATGCTAGAACGCACGGAAGAACGGTTAGATTAGGCCCCAAAACCTAGGGCTGACAGAAGCCAAGCAAGACATTCACAAATCTGAAGCGCTCACTTTTTCTGCCAGGGATCCGTGACGAATGGGCTGGTGACGAAGTTGGCGCTGTTATCAGCTGTTATCATAAATACCTCGCTCCGCCTGGGGGATGTGCGCCTTGCAATATTTGCGTCCCGATCTGCTCCATCTCAAGTCCTACGATGCCGTGTTGCCTCTGGCTGCCGACAAGTTGGATGCCAATGAGTTCCCCCTGGATTGGCCGGAAGGGTTCAAACAAAAACTTTCCCTTCTTTGGGAAAAAGGGATCCCCAGCAACCGTTACCCTGATGCCAACCACCACGGCCTCAAGCAGGCCATCGCCGCCTATGCCGGAGCAGATCCAGCCCAGATTAGCGTGGGCAATGGATCGGATGAGTTGATTCGCTCCCTGTTGATTGCCACCTGTTTGGGCGGGCGGGGCAGCATTTTGGTGCCAGAACCCACCTTTTCTATGTACGCAATCCTGGCGGAGAGTTTGGGGATCCCGGTGGTGCGAGTCGCCCGCGATTCGGAATCCTTTGCCCTAAATCTGCAGGCTTGCGGGCAAGCACTGGCGGACCATCCGATTCGGGTGGTGTGTTTGGTGGATCCCAACTCCCCCACAGGCAATGGTCTCAGCGCAGCCGAATGGGCCTGGATTGAAACCCTACCCCCCCAGATCTTGGTGATTTTGGATGAAGCCTATTTTGAATTTAGCCAGCACACTGCTCTACCGAAGTTGGCTGACCATCCCAATTGGGTGATCCTGCGCACCTTCTCCAAAGCCTTTCGTCTGGCAGCCCATCGGGTGGGGTATGCCATCGGCCATCCGCAGTTGATCCAGGTGCTGGAGTCGATTCGCCTACCCTATAATCTCCCTGCTATCTCTCAATGGGCTGTTCAGATCGCCCTAGAACATGCTGAAGAGTTTTTGGCCGACTTACCCCTGCTGCGCCGGCAACGGGACATCCTGGAGCAAGCCTTGCCGGAATTGCCGGGGGTACGGGTGTGGCCTAGCCAAGCTAACTTCCTCTATTTACGGGTGGAAGGACGGGATCCCCAACAACTGCAACGGGACTGGCAGGACTTGGGTACCTGTGTGCGCGCTACAGGTGGAGGGATCCGCCTGACGGTAGGTACACCCGAAGAGAACCAACGGGCACTCGAGCGCCTGCGGCAACTGTTGCACTAGCCAGACTAACTGGACTGATTAGAGTTGATCGGGATCCCATCCTTGCGAGCGCAGGAAAGCTTTAGCCTGCTCGAGCTGCTGCTGAAGTTGCTCTTTAGCCCGCCGTTCTTGCTCAGCTCGTTGGTACTCCTGTTCGGCTCGCTGCCGTTCAGCCTCTTCAGGCAATGGGATCAACTGCCCCTCCGCCGTAAACCAACGCAGTTTCCCCGCATGGATTCCCAGTTTTAGCCCCAATTGCTCGCTTGGGAGATACCCGGCTGAATCGGGGGGGATCTCTTGATAGCGACCCTCCACCAGGCGAAACCCAGCCAATTCCAGACTGTGCGGATCAAACCAGTAGTACTCCGGTAACCGCCAGATATCTTGATAGAGGGTTTTCTTGGCCCCTTTATCCACCTTTGCCGTGGAACTCGACAGCAGCTCAATCACCACATTCGGATACCGACCGCCTTCATCCCAAATCGTCCAACTGCGCCGGTCTTTTTTTTCGGTCCCCAAGACCACAAACACATCCGGCCCGCGAAAATCTCGTGTCTTCAGTTGCTCGGTGTTGTAGTAGACCGTCAAGTTACCAGAAATATAAAAGTCTTGACGGTCACGCCACCAGTATTGCAAGAGCCGAATCAGCAGATCGATTTGTTGACGGTGAAGATCGGATTCCAAGGGCGGTTCATCACTGTCTAAGTTGCTGGGGGGCAGCAGAATCTCGTCAGGGATCTCCTCTTTCCATCGGGGGGGATGTTCTTCCAGATAAGTCATGGCAGATGGGATGGTCACGAGATCCAACCTGAATGGGATCAGTGTAGTCCAGTTGTCTTGATCCTACAGTCTGGAAAGGGATCCCTCTAAGGATGCAACCACCTCTTGCGCCAACCCAAAGGAGAGGGTCATTCCGGCACCACTGAGAAGGAGCATCCCGATATCAAAGTCAACATCGTGCGGGATTCCACCGGGGTAGTAACGGCTAAGTTACTGGCGGAAAAAGACAATCCACAAGCGGATGCCGTTTGGGGGCTGGCTGCCACCAGTTTGTTGGTGGCTGATCAGCAGGGTCTGTTGGAACCCTACGCTCCAGCTGGCTTGGATCGCATTTTGCCCGAGTTTCGGGACAGTCAAAATCCGCCCCACTGGGTCGGTATCGATACTTATCCAGCCAGCCACAACGAACTTCCTCTGCAAAAGCAGGGTAGAGGGTCACCGCCAACGGCGCCACTGCCCA
This genomic window contains:
- a CDS encoding CsbD family protein; translated protein: MGIENRIEAAAKNIEGKIQEAVGELTGDEKQKLEGQAKQAEASAQHAKEDVKDAVKEGIDNLLG
- a CDS encoding aldo/keto reductase, with the protein product MQYRRFGRTELAMPVLSCGGMRYQYKWQDMPWSGIPAEGQQNLEATIRRALEVGINHIETARGYGTSEMQLGRILPHLPRQELIVQTKIGPSADPKQFLAKFEQSMGYLNLEYVDLLAIHGLNTWEDLELSVRSRGCLEVCHQLVRQGRVRFVGFSTHGPTEVIIKAIQSGGFDYVNLHWYFVNQTNWPAIEAAAQQDMGVFIISPSDKGGKLYDPPAKLVQLCHPLSPMVFNDLFCLSHPQVHTLSIGAARPSDFDEHLRAVQLLDQVDELLPPILTRLEQALIDQVGEHYAKTWHQGLPRYDETPGQVNIPLILLLRNLVLAYDLVDYARGRYNLLGNAGSWLPGQRADKVDAKTLQPYLIHSPHRERIPALLQEAHRLLSGAEVKRLSQS
- a CDS encoding histidinol-phosphate transaminase, with translation MCALQYLRPDLLHLKSYDAVLPLAADKLDANEFPLDWPEGFKQKLSLLWEKGIPSNRYPDANHHGLKQAIAAYAGADPAQISVGNGSDELIRSLLIATCLGGRGSILVPEPTFSMYAILAESLGIPVVRVARDSESFALNLQACGQALADHPIRVVCLVDPNSPTGNGLSAAEWAWIETLPPQILVILDEAYFEFSQHTALPKLADHPNWVILRTFSKAFRLAAHRVGYAIGHPQLIQVLESIRLPYNLPAISQWAVQIALEHAEEFLADLPLLRRQRDILEQALPELPGVRVWPSQANFLYLRVEGRDPQQLQRDWQDLGTCVRATGGGIRLTVGTPEENQRALERLRQLLH
- a CDS encoding Uma2 family endonuclease, which codes for MTYLEEHPPRWKEEIPDEILLPPSNLDSDEPPLESDLHRQQIDLLIRLLQYWWRDRQDFYISGNLTVYYNTEQLKTRDFRGPDVFVVLGTEKKDRRSWTIWDEGGRYPNVVIELLSSSTAKVDKGAKKTLYQDIWRLPEYYWFDPHSLELAGFRLVEGRYQEIPPDSAGYLPSEQLGLKLGIHAGKLRWFTAEGQLIPLPEEAERQRAEQEYQRAEQERRAKEQLQQQLEQAKAFLRSQGWDPDQL
- a CDS encoding alpha-amylase family glycosyl hydrolase — protein: MDPQPDIVEVGNASQELEFLYTRDIEFRQETLYFLVVDRFFDGDPDNNEGPNPELYDPEGQDWGKYWGGDLQGVIDKLDYLQQMGITAIWLTPLFEQVERLFIESAAMHGYWTKDFKRLNPRYIGKGEDPSLNNPQPTTFDRLIQELHKRKMKLVLDIVCNHSSPDTGGMKGQLFDDGKLIADFNNDVNHWYHHYGEVTNWEDEWQVQNCELAGLATFNENNPDYRNYIKSAIKQWLDRGVDALRVDTVKHMPIWFWQEFNADIQTHKPDVFIFGEWIYSGPEVEASLQFANCSGMTILDFGLCVAIRAALGQGAEGGFHVIDDIIAKDYRYNGATELITFIDNHDMCRFQTLNPDPEMLRVAVAIIMTSRGIPCLYYGTEQYLHNDTDGGNDPYNRPMMEHWDPESPLYRQIRLLSGLRRLNPAVSLGSQWRKYLTDDVWCYTRRYRDSRCFVALNRGEATHLESVDTEFPDGEHTCILTHQKILVKEGAIHGLELPTRGVIVLSHVGERVKGQVIVRAQLNGVNTQPGEWIVVIGDCPELGNWDIAKGYPLEYINANTWFGEIPFHQTAGQAIAYKYVLLREGQSPIRENVVARRWLLAAEGIVKWRDQWAG